CTTGGTAGCATACTCCGACTGTCCAGGAGCACCGCCCCAGATGTCAAAATCTCCCTCGGGCATGCCCTGCTTGCCCTTCGGCCCTAGCCCGTAGACATCCAAACCAAATTTACCTGCGAACGCCGTCAGATACCCCGCCTCGCGGAGCAGCACAGGGTAAGACTTCGCCCAAATTTCAGGGCGCATATGGCTGTGTTGGAAATTCGTGCCAGTCTTGTATTCATACATCCCAGTAAAAGCAGTCGCTCGGCTGGCCATGCAGATCGCGGTCGTATTGTAGTGCTTGTCAAAAATCAGCCCGTCATGCCCAAGCTTATCCATATTGGGAGTTTGCACTTCTGGATTTCCGTAAATTCCGATCGAACCAAAGTTCTGGTCATCTGCCAATAGGAAGATGATGTTTGGCTTCACCTCGGCGCTCGCAACGAGTGCGAGCATCAAAAACATGCATATTCGAATAATCATTTTTATAGTCTATAACGCAACCGTCCTTGGCGTGGATTAAGGCACCCATCGACCCAGACTGTAGTAGCCATTTACTATACCCGATCTGCAGGCTAGCGCCTATGACGCATACACATTAAAATCATATACTGTAGATGATCACCGAAACGAGAGAGCAGGCATAAGTGGCTGTCTCGCAGGTGCCCGCGCCCCTAGAATGGGCACTTTGCCATTACAGCACCTTCACGTTTGCGATACGGTTCGGCTTCCCCGGTGAGGTCGACCAAACAATCTTCTTATTAGGCGATACTTCAATAATAGACGCGCCCGCAGTGCCGCCATGACCTCCCCAGTTGCAAAAGATGGTGTTACCGTTCGGTAATCGCTGAACTCCTGCCGCAAAGCCTATGGAAACACCGTCCAAGTCGTTTTGCTCAAGCGCCCAGACCACCTGACCCTCCGCATCAACTTCAATAATCCGATGACTATCGCCACCAGCTATCAAGGTGTTGCCGTTTTCAAGTCGCTCGGCAACAAATCGTCCATCCGGAAAGCGGCGGATAATTTCGCCTGCCGAATTCACTTCCATCGCCTGGCCGCCCTTCTTTTGTTGCGTGACCAAATAAGTATTCTGCGGAGTTTTTCGGATTTGTCGAAAGGAGGAATGCTTGCCGCCAAGCCCCTTGAGCTCAATGCGCTTGGTCTCCTTGAGTTCTGCATCGAGTTCAACGATCGCTGAATGCCCATTCCAGCTCTCCCCGATCAGGAAGCCACCACCTGGCAACGGCTGGCAACTATGTGTTTCACCACCATTCGGCGTCGGGCGATCCTTCAGAGTCTCCGCGCCCGAACCACTCTCCCAATCAGGCCGAATAATACGCACGCCATATTTGTAGGCCATCACTACATCGTTGTTCGGCAAGAGCCATGCGTCATCAGCCTCATTCTTTTCAGCAATACTCCACTCTTTCGTGCCATCCGCGGCATAGACCGCTACTTCACCATAAGCGCACCCGCTCACCAACAGACGGTGTTGTGCGAAACAGGTAGTCGCGCTCAGCGCGAGACAGGCAAACAGTAATTTCTTCATAAGAGAAAAACATTCCACTCGTGCGATGCTGGCGAGCATTAAGATTAGCAAGTTTCACGGACACAAGACTCTACAAGAGCCTTGCTTGCACTAGACCCTGAGCTAGCCAAATAGGTGGCACCCGCGAACTATGGATATGGGTTCGGAACTTCGTGAGCTCGTGGGCTTTGCAAGCAAAGCCCCTACCCTTACCAAGTGATCAGTGCAAGGAGCACCGCACCTTAGTAGCTGATCTTTCCGCCAAACTTGGAGCGCTGCTTGTCACTCTCCCACCATTCATTGGGACCTTCTTCGACGATACCTGCCCATAGATTTAAGAGGATCTCTTTCATTTCCTCAGTCTTCTCAGGCATCTTCTGGGCCAGATCATTCTCCTCCTTCATATCTTCTGGGATATTGTAGAGCTGAAATTTGGTTAAGGTCTCATCGCCTACGATTTTCCAATCGCCAATGCGCATGGCAACCCGCTCATCTGGCTTGGATACGTGCGTGCGCCAGAACATGGGCATCTCACGCTTAATCGGCTGACCTGCGAGCGCTGGTAGCATACTGGCACCATCGATGGTGCGGTCGGAGGGCACTGGAATGCCTGTAATGTCCAACACCGTCGTAAAGATATCACTACCGATCACTGGCACCTCACTGACGCTGCCTGGCTTGATGTGCCCCGGCCAGCGAGCCAAGCCTGGAACACGAATGCCCCCTTCATACTCACTGCGCTTGTTGCCACGTAAGCCACCAGTAGTGCCACCATATGCAGACACCGGTCCATTATCTGAGGTAAAAAAGAAAAAGGTATTATCGCTCACACCGATCTCGTCGAGCGTATCCATCACCATTCCCAGCGCATTGTCGAGTTGTGTGATATTGCCCATATATTTGCTGTTTTTGTGGCCTTTATAGAGCGATTGAAAACGTGGATCGGTCGCGATTGGTGAATGCGGCTCATGTATCCAAACTGACAGAGCAAAGGGTTTATCTGGGTTGCGAATGTCCTTCAACCAATGCTCCGCCTCTCCAGCAACTAGCTGAGCGGAGTAGCCTTGTGTCGTGCCGACAAGCTCGCCATTGCGCACGAAATTCTTCGGGTTCTTATGGCTTGGCGCAGCGTTATTGTGCGTCGACATCCAGTAATCGTAGCCGTGATCACCAGGCTGCGGAAAGTCAGCGTTGTTCCACTGTTGCTGAGAGAGCAAGTGCCACTTGCCGACATGGCAGGTTTCGTAGCCAGCTGCCTGCAAGAGTTCTGGGTAAGTGATCTCGCTCTCGCGAAGGTAGGCTGGGCCTTTACCTGATAAATGGCGATAAACACCATTACGATACGGCGTGCGACCAGTAAGAATCGCGGAGCGCGAGGGCGAACAGACACCCGCGGCAGAGTAGCATTGCATCAGCTTCACACCCTGCGAGGCCAACTTATCCATGTTCGGAGTCTGGATTAGTTCGTTGCCGTAGGTTCCGGAATCTCCCCAACCCATATCATCGGCCACAAAGACCACAATGTTCGGTTGAGACTGGTTCTGTGCTTTCGCATCTGCGGCAAGCGGGATCGCAACCAATAGGAGCGCTAAGCTAGCCAATCGTTGAAGTTTTAATCTGTTCATCGTCATTCCTTCTAATTTGGTAAATTTAATGGTCGGTAACAGCGAAAAGTTGAGCACATCACACACAATATCCGCTACCCCGTTTGAGCAACGGTTAGCATACCAGATGCAGCACTCATAGCATAGCACGTATTCACGTATATTCTAATCATGTATTTACGTCGGGTGCCGTTTTGAAAATGTTTCAAAGCTGTCATTTATTGGTGTAGGACGCGCCGAGGCCTTTGGTGAAGGTGGGTGCCTTTGGCGTAGAGCGAAGAGGCGCGTTTATCTCTGTCGCAGCCATTTCGGCGCAGAAACCAAAGCACTCACACAGACCGAAACCGGTTCCCAGTTCCGCCACACCAAACACATGCCTTTTACTCCAATCTACAGCCACTCATCGGCAGTAAAGACGCCCATACGATAGGCTCGCCTCACTGCTGAGGGCGCATTCTTTACGTCGAGCTTCTCATAAATATGGCGCACATGCGCATCGACCGTGGGGTAACTAATAAACAATTTTTTGCCGATCTCTCGCTTTTGAAGCCCATCTGCCAACAGCTCTAAGACTTGCAGCTCGCGCTCCGAAAGTAACTTGGTCGATACTAGCGGTGTCGGACGATCCCTGAGACGCTTGACGAGATACTGAGCCACTGCGGGATCAATACTTGCGCCCCCCTCCATTACATTGCGAATGCTATCTTTCACCTGCTGAATCGTGGACGATTTCAACAAATATCCAGACGCTCCGAGCGCAATGGATCGCACGACATCAGACTCAGCGTTCGATTGACTCAGCACGATGATTTTCACCTCCGGCAAACGCTCTTTGAAATATGGGATCGCCTCCAATCCACTCAATCCTGGCAAACGTAGGTCCAGCAGAATCACCTGTGGCACGATCGTAGAGCGAATTTTATCGATACTGCTGATCGCCATTTCCGCAGTTCCAAATTGGCTGAACAATTCAAGGTCTTCTTCTCGGTCTATGGCAAATTTAATGACGTCACGGTATTCGTCATTGTCCTCAACCAACATTATTCTCGTAGGCATTTTCATAGTATTATTCTTTAATAAAAGTTTTTCGTTTCACCTTCAGCTTGAGCCAAATACGGGTGCCACCTTCTTTGGGGTGATCCACTCCCGCCTCAGCACGCATCAGTTTTGCGCGGCGTTTTAAGGAATTTGGCAGACCACCGGAAAATCCACAACCATCATCTGCAATCGCAAGGGCAACTTCTTTATCGTTCGCAGACATATGAATCGTGGCAGTGCTCGCCTGGCCATGGCGAATGATATTCGCCAGCGATTCTTTAAAAAACAAAAAGATATCGATGCGCTTTCTGCGTATCACACGATTCAGCTGCGCTTCATTCTCAAATGAGATTTCGAACGATATGTCTGCCAGTAATCGGGACGCTTCGCGCTTCATGTCATCCACAAGCACTTCACAGACCCCTTTTGCCTCAAGCATGTTCGAACAGAACCGTGCCGAAGCACCCGTGCGCTCCGTTAAGCCACGGATACGCTTCAGGCTTTCTATCAGCGGCTCTGGCGAATTGACGGACTCCTGTGCAATATCGCTCCACATACCGATGGCATGCAAATTGGCGCCCAACTCGTCGTGGAGGTTCGCTGCAATGCGCTCACGCACCTTAGTTTCATTACGGATGCGCTGCATACGTCCGTAGAGCGCCACGACCACAATTGCAAACAGTAGCACCCCGGAAATACGCCCCAACCAAATGAGCATCTGCTTCTGTAGCGCATACCGCCGACTGAGCTCTTTACTCAAACCGACCCACTCAGCCTCCAAATCGCGGCGTTTCGCTAATTCCTTTAACCATGCCTGAATGGGCAGGATCTCACCATAGAGATTACGCCCGTCCGTGAGTGACATGGCATCACGGTGGCTGCGCATAGCTGGCTCTGTCCACGCTCGCTTACCTTGCGCCACATTTTCCCCTGCCGACATCAATTCGATCTCAGCAAACCCGATCCGTGAGAGTCGCTCAGAAATACCAAACGACAGGCCCTGTTCTAGCGTCACGATTCTAACATAGCGACAACTCACCTCAGGGAAACTCCACATCATGATCGGCCCCATCCCCGACAGATTGGCAGATTGATGCTCCACCAAGACCACCGCATCCTCAAAGTCTGGCGAATTCGCCCCCTCCACCTTAAAGTGCTTCGGGATACCTAAATCACCGACAAAGGCCTGCGGCACGGTATTACTCTGCTCAACTGCATGCAGCCGTATTTCGGAAATCGGGTAAGATTCGCCTAAATCAATGAGCAGCGTCGGCGCCGCACCGAAATCACCTAAGTAGGCAAGGCTCGGCTGCCCCCGTGCCGAATTCATAATATAGGGCGTCGCCCCATCGACGAGAAAGCGCTCATCCCACGCACCGGAAGGATCGCGCGGCTTGGGGAAGACTGCACTGATCGGCTTGCGCAAGGCGATGTTCTGCCCCTCACCAAAAACCATAATTTCAGATAACTGAAAGACGTATTTGCCATCATGAATCCGCCGGCTCATGCGGGTCACTTCAATCCTCACCCAAGACGCCACCGTTTCGGGGAACGGTATGACCAATGGCGTAATGCCAATAATTTGCCCCTCCTCTTGTTGAAATTCGGCAACGACCTGGCCCTCGCGATCCTCTGTAGTGCCTGCAAGCACACGAAAGGCCTCGGGAAAGGCATCCGCCTGAAAGCCCTCTTCCATATCACGCCAAAGAACCGGCACTAGCACGATCTCATTGATCGAGTGTTCGCCCTTCAGGTCGATTTCGACCCAGAAATCATTATCCGCATGTGAGAACGCTGCCGTGTGGTAGCCGATCGCCCCCACTCCCCCACGTAAACTGGGGCGCGACAAACGGGTCAGTTCTTGCTCGATCACTTCCTTCCGAGCTTCCAACTCGGAAATCGCCGAACCACCCAATGCTGCCTCAAGCACGGAACAACAAAGCAATAGAGCAAAACACAGCAGCGGTCGAATCATACACACGAATGAATAGGGAAATCGCGGCTGCGTAAAGGTTTGATACGAGGCAGATTGAGTCCACCCGAATACGGATCGAATGAGGATGAGGCCCAATACATTGAAATGCATCCATCGATTGTAGCGATGGCACGCCCATGCTGTCGATGGATACGGAGAGGCAGACATGAAGGACGTGAATTAACCGCAGATTGCACGGATAACACGGATCAGGAGGCTCCCAATAATCCGCGATTAAATTAGACAAAGCCTTTATGAACTCGGCTTTACTGTGGCGCGAAACGCATACCTGAAGGCTCTGCACAAAAAACGCGGGCGGCATTCAGCTACAAGCGCTTAAAATTATAGACGGCTACCCGATCAATTTACCCTACGGCGACGCACCAGCACACAACTCAAGCCAAGAAGACCAGCAAACAATGCATAGGCCCGGGGCTCAGGAATATCGGTGTAATGGACCACCACATCACTAACAGCCCAACGGTTCGCTTTGTTGAGATTAAAAAAAGAAAACAAACCGAAGCTCCCCACCGGTGAAGTCGCGCCGACCACATCAGCAAGCACGACTGTGCTAGATTCCTCATCTTGACGACCGAGAACAATGGGCTCGCTTCCGTTCACCGAAACCCCCACACGATCGGGATTATGATGTGCGATAGAAACAACGACACTATGGAAGGACAAAGCAATATCATCGCTCGTCAAGTCGCCACCACCGTCACTAAAAGAGGTCACTCGCAAATTCCCAAGCGTAGCAGCCTCCTCTTGGTCACCATCGAAAGTGACTCCATGCGCTGGGTTTGCGTCGCTCTCTGGCGAATAAATACCCCAAACACCGCTTGGATCAGAGTGCACATTGGGAGAGTCATCCACAGAGGTCGCGAGCACATCATACGAAATGTTGAACGTCGCACGGCCAAGCGTCTGTGTTGCCGAAACAAAAGTAATACTACCTGTTTTGTAATCCGTAGAGACAGTCGGTCCGGTTGAAACATGAGTTCCAGCACTCGTTGTC
The window above is part of the Lentimonas sp. CC4 genome. Proteins encoded here:
- a CDS encoding sulfatase-like hydrolase/transferase, whose protein sequence is MNRLKLQRLASLALLLVAIPLAADAKAQNQSQPNIVVFVADDMGWGDSGTYGNELIQTPNMDKLASQGVKLMQCYSAAGVCSPSRSAILTGRTPYRNGVYRHLSGKGPAYLRESEITYPELLQAAGYETCHVGKWHLLSQQQWNNADFPQPGDHGYDYWMSTHNNAAPSHKNPKNFVRNGELVGTTQGYSAQLVAGEAEHWLKDIRNPDKPFALSVWIHEPHSPIATDPRFQSLYKGHKNSKYMGNITQLDNALGMVMDTLDEIGVSDNTFFFFTSDNGPVSAYGGTTGGLRGNKRSEYEGGIRVPGLARWPGHIKPGSVSEVPVIGSDIFTTVLDITGIPVPSDRTIDGASMLPALAGQPIKREMPMFWRTHVSKPDERVAMRIGDWKIVGDETLTKFQLYNIPEDMKEENDLAQKMPEKTEEMKEILLNLWAGIVEEGPNEWWESDKQRSKFGGKISY
- a CDS encoding response regulator transcription factor, coding for MPTRIMLVEDNDEYRDVIKFAIDREEDLELFSQFGTAEMAISSIDKIRSTIVPQVILLDLRLPGLSGLEAIPYFKERLPEVKIIVLSQSNAESDVVRSIALGASGYLLKSSTIQQVKDSIRNVMEGGASIDPAVAQYLVKRLRDRPTPLVSTKLLSERELQVLELLADGLQKREIGKKLFISYPTVDAHVRHIYEKLDVKNAPSAVRRAYRMGVFTADEWL
- a CDS encoding histidine kinase, encoding MIRPLLCFALLLCCSVLEAALGGSAISELEARKEVIEQELTRLSRPSLRGGVGAIGYHTAAFSHADNDFWVEIDLKGEHSINEIVLVPVLWRDMEEGFQADAFPEAFRVLAGTTEDREGQVVAEFQQEEGQIIGITPLVIPFPETVASWVRIEVTRMSRRIHDGKYVFQLSEIMVFGEGQNIALRKPISAVFPKPRDPSGAWDERFLVDGATPYIMNSARGQPSLAYLGDFGAAPTLLIDLGESYPISEIRLHAVEQSNTVPQAFVGDLGIPKHFKVEGANSPDFEDAVVLVEHQSANLSGMGPIMMWSFPEVSCRYVRIVTLEQGLSFGISERLSRIGFAEIELMSAGENVAQGKRAWTEPAMRSHRDAMSLTDGRNLYGEILPIQAWLKELAKRRDLEAEWVGLSKELSRRYALQKQMLIWLGRISGVLLFAIVVVALYGRMQRIRNETKVRERIAANLHDELGANLHAIGMWSDIAQESVNSPEPLIESLKRIRGLTERTGASARFCSNMLEAKGVCEVLVDDMKREASRLLADISFEISFENEAQLNRVIRRKRIDIFLFFKESLANIIRHGQASTATIHMSANDKEVALAIADDGCGFSGGLPNSLKRRAKLMRAEAGVDHPKEGGTRIWLKLKVKRKTFIKE